One stretch of Monomorium pharaonis isolate MP-MQ-018 chromosome 10, ASM1337386v2, whole genome shotgun sequence DNA includes these proteins:
- the LOC118647509 gene encoding uncharacterized protein LOC118647509 yields the protein MAAAGLIRSQRALHGRISRTVDNLKKLGQANITTGAVEARLAGLEKYWLTFESQHETLLREHWDTLSEDDYVTGDFISIVEEAYYVNKGILNDFAAQAARSGEASTSSTTTVTVSEGTSHRTTLPRIQLPQFSGKYNEWNSFRDLFLSIMGQDVSTSSVEKLHYLKTCLKGEAALLIRNVPTTAENFERAWNTLVRRFENKRLLVRSFLSKFLALHRIKGESASELSNLYNRVRSTVDSLESIGRPVTSSEDFFVHSIVELLDPHLRREWENSINDSTDPPSYIELQRFIESRLQTLEALQPSKSEIGGTKTGSTAARQSRTLHTRQQEVKRGRCSMCRQDHFTMACDTYKSKTAVERKKLVEAKDLCVNCLGRHKVSECASTKRCASCNEQHHSTMHDAFRQSEAALTTGSESCLVTEALVQGLQLPRTRASVAIYEVGRVQTGSARGLVTLQVSPLEKGPTLSVPALVFPQLSIYEGTVEASTKTWNHLHGLELADPEFLATDPVDLLLGVDFIALTLLEGVRRGGPQEPVAQQTTFGWMLFGPTGQAEPACRVAANTCRVEENLTALVCDFWKQEELLSTTPPLSQEDRQCEEMFRLTHTRTEEGRYVVRLPTKEPLPDFTATRISALRVFKSMERRFAREERFHHLYRDFMTQYRELDHMSRVVQEEGTSRVINYLPHHGVMREASATMKLRVVFNGSTPTPADCTLNQCLMTG from the exons ATGGCAGCCGCAGGATTGATCCGAAGCCAGCGAGCGTTACACGGGCGTATCTCGCGCACCGTGGATAATCTGAAGAAACTCGGCCAGGCGAATATCACGACGGGAGCCGTCGAAGCTCGTTTGGCAGGGTTGGAGAAGTACTGGTTGACCTTTGAGAGCCAGCACGAAACACTTCTACGAGAACACTGGGATACCCTCAGCGAGGACGATTACGTAACCGGAGATTTTATCTCGATAGTCGAGGAAGCGTATTACGTCAACAAGGGCATCCTGAACGACTTCGCCGCTCAGGCAGCGCGTTCCGGAGAAGCGAGCACCTCATCGACGACCACGGTTACCGTCAGCGAGGGAACCTCGCACAGGACGACCTTACCACGTATCCAGCTACCGCAGTTCTCCGGAAAATATAATGAGTGGAACTCCTTTCGAGACCTCTTCCTCTCGATCATGGGACAGGATGTCTCGACCTCATCGGTGGAGAAACTTCACTATCTTAAGACGTGTCTCAAGGGTGAGGCAGCATTACTCATCCGCAACGTGCCGACGACGGCGGAGAACTTCGAGCGCGCTTGGAACACTCTGGTACGACGATTTGAAAACAAGCGGCTACTGGTACGTTCTTTTCTGAGCAAGTTTCTCGCATTGCATCGAATAAAGGGTGAGTCAGCCTCAGAACTGAGTAATCTATACAATCGCGTTCGAAGCACGGTGGATTCGCTCGAGAGTATCGGACGACCGGTCACCAGTTCGGAAGATTTCTTTGTGCATTCCATTGTTGAATTGCTCGATCCGCATTTGCGACGCGAGTGGGAGAATTCTATAAACGACTCGACCGACCCACCGTCATATATCGAACTGCAGCGGTTCATCGAAAGCCGGCTGCAGACTCTCGAGGCGTTGCAACCTTCAAAATCGGAAATCGGCGGTACCAAGACGGGTTCGACCGCGGCCCGTCAATCGCGAACGCTGCATACGCGGCAGCAAGAAGTTAAACGCGGCCGCTGTTCCATGTGTCGTCAGGATCATTTTACGATGGCCTGCGACACGTATAAGTCCAAGACCGCCGTCGAACGGAAGAAACTCGTCGAAGCGAAAGATTTGTGCGTCAATTGCCTCGGCCGGCACAAGGTCAGCGAGTGCGCTTCGACGAAACGCTGCGCATCCTGTAACGAGCAGCATCATTCGACGATGCATGACGCTTTCCGCCAGAGTGAGGCTGCACTCACAACT GGCTCCGAGTCATGTCTCGTTACGGAGGCGCTAGTTCAAGGTTTGCAACTGCCGCGAACTCGGGCTTCCGTAGCCATATACGAGGTCGGCAGAGTTCAAACGGGAAGCGCTCGAGGTCTCGTCACACTGCAGGTCTCCCCGCTGGAAAAGGGGCCCACGCTGTCCGTTCCTGCGTTGGTTTTCCCTCAGCTCAGCATCTACGAGGGAACTGTGGAAGCGAGTACCAAAACCTGGAATCATTTGCACGGTCTGGAGCTCGCGGATCCGGAATTCTTGGCGACCGATCCCGTCGACCTCTTGCTGGGAGTGGACTTCATTGCCCTTACTCTTCTCGAAGGAGTGCGTAGAGGGGGACCCCAAGAGCCTGTGGCGCAGCAAACGACCTTCGGTTGGATGCTGTTTGGGCCTACCGGCCAAGCTGAGCCCGCGTGCCGCGTTGCCGCCAATACCTGCCGGGTGGAGGAGAACCTGACCGCTCTTGTTTGCGATTTTTGGAAACAAGAAGAGCTTCTCTCTACTACGCCTCCGCTTTCCCAAGAAGACCGTCAGTGCGAGGAGATGTTTCGCCTGACTCACACTCGCACGGAAGAAGGACGCTATGTTGTCCGACTTCCCACCAAGGAGCCGCTACCGGACTTCACCGCTACGCGCATCTCGGCCTTGCGCGTGTTTAAGAGCATGGAGAGACGGTTCGCCCGAGAGGAACGTTTCCACCATCTCTACCGAGACTTCATGACGCAATACCGAGAGCTGGACCACATGTCTCGCGTTGTCCAGGAGGAGGGAACGAGCcgagttattaattatcttcCTCATCACGGAGTCATGAGAGAGGCGAGTGCGACAATGAAACTCCGCGTAGTGTTCAATGGCTCAACCCCCACTCCTGCTGATTGCACGCTTAACCAGTGCTTAATGACCGGCTAG